A genomic window from Sporosarcina sp. Marseille-Q4063 includes:
- a CDS encoding metal-dependent hydrolase, protein MDTGTHVVMGVAICGLALSDPVVSADAVTTSAVFSGIIVGSLIPDVDTVLKLRNNAVYIRHHRGITHSIPAVLLWPLLLTIVLTLLFPGANFIHVWAWSLLAVFFHVFVDIFNSYGTQALRPFSKKWVAIGVISTFDPIIFILHVLAITVWLFGVEPIYPISIMYGIVFIYYLLRFVLKYAVKNAVAHTIPDADEIIIAPTIRFFQWRVAASSPKCHYVGRAYGRSITIYDRFTKDPLPDFPEVKAALEDNNVKAFTAFSPIYRWEITKIGDLCEIRLIDLRYRNKDYYPFVAVAHVDSEMNVINSYTGWIFSEEKLNKKLNFIPHS, encoded by the coding sequence TTGGATACTGGAACTCATGTTGTCATGGGCGTTGCAATTTGCGGGCTTGCCTTATCTGATCCAGTCGTTTCAGCGGATGCAGTGACGACTAGCGCAGTATTTTCTGGTATTATCGTTGGTTCGCTCATTCCAGACGTGGACACCGTTTTAAAACTTAGAAACAACGCTGTATACATTCGCCATCACCGCGGAATCACGCATTCGATTCCCGCAGTATTACTTTGGCCGCTTCTATTAACAATCGTCTTAACGTTACTTTTTCCGGGGGCCAATTTTATCCATGTATGGGCTTGGTCACTTTTAGCTGTGTTCTTCCATGTATTTGTTGATATATTCAATTCGTATGGAACTCAAGCTTTGCGGCCCTTCTCAAAAAAATGGGTCGCAATTGGTGTAATCAGTACATTCGACCCTATAATTTTTATATTACATGTTTTAGCCATTACGGTATGGCTTTTCGGTGTCGAACCGATCTATCCGATATCGATTATGTATGGAATAGTTTTCATCTATTATTTGCTTCGGTTTGTGTTGAAATACGCGGTAAAAAATGCTGTCGCACATACTATTCCCGATGCGGACGAGATTATTATTGCGCCGACAATTCGTTTTTTTCAATGGAGAGTTGCCGCTTCTTCTCCTAAATGTCATTATGTTGGGCGTGCTTATGGACGTTCTATTACGATTTACGATCGATTTACGAAAGATCCTTTGCCAGATTTTCCAGAAGTAAAAGCTGCTTTAGAGGATAATAATGTAAAAGCATTCACCGCATTTTCGCCAATTTACAGATGGGAAATAACGAAAATTGGCGACTTATGCGAGATTCGCTTGATCGATTTACGCTATCGGAATAAAGATTATTATCCCTTTGTCGCAGTCGCTCATGTTGATTCGGAAATGAACGTGATCAATTCGTATACAGGTTGGATTTTCTCTGAGGAAAAGCTCAATAAAAAGTTAAACTTTATACCTCATTCTTGA
- a CDS encoding YfhH family protein, with product MTTEKKYSAMTEHELRGEIANLREKARKAEQLGILNEFAVYQRKMLMAEAYLVDPATIEIGEIYRIEGDEGMFFQVDYLKGRFAWGHRLGGNLAKEALPISMLKPVKTGK from the coding sequence ATGACAACTGAGAAAAAATACAGCGCAATGACAGAACATGAATTACGCGGCGAAATAGCAAATTTACGCGAAAAAGCGCGTAAAGCAGAACAGCTCGGTATTCTAAACGAGTTTGCGGTATATCAACGGAAAATGTTAATGGCCGAAGCTTATTTAGTCGACCCCGCTACAATTGAAATCGGAGAAATTTATCGCATCGAAGGCGATGAAGGCATGTTTTTTCAAGTTGATTACTTAAAAGGACGCTTTGCCTGGGGACACAGACTAGGCGGCAATCTGGCGAAAGAAGCATTGCCTATCTCGATGTTGAAACCGGTGAAAACAGGGAAATAG
- the recX gene encoding recombination regulator RecX, which produces MPVITKITQQKRDKERYNIFLDEKYAFSVHESVLVKFELTKGMSLEDWSVDEMVYEDEIRKAFNRALHYLGFRMRSEFEVKQKLLEVGYGEAIILEAIVKLRNLGFLNDETFSEALLETQKRSSSRGPRAIQQELQKKGIAKELQEQVLDSYSEEEQVEIAKNLAEKEASKKRSQSPSQTKQRIHNVLLRKGYSYEIIKQAVENIDLSIDEDEWAGVIESIGEKAWRRYSSRFSGRDRNNRVKQSMYQKGIPFDRIDQFIEMKENEDDN; this is translated from the coding sequence GTGCCTGTTATTACAAAGATAACACAACAAAAGAGAGATAAGGAACGCTATAATATATTTCTAGATGAAAAGTATGCGTTTAGCGTTCATGAATCCGTTTTGGTTAAATTTGAATTGACAAAAGGTATGTCGTTGGAAGATTGGTCTGTCGATGAAATGGTTTATGAAGACGAAATTCGTAAAGCGTTTAATCGTGCGCTTCATTACCTAGGATTCAGAATGCGCAGTGAGTTTGAAGTGAAACAAAAGCTATTGGAAGTCGGGTACGGCGAAGCGATTATATTAGAAGCGATTGTGAAATTAAGAAACTTGGGTTTTCTGAACGACGAAACGTTTTCAGAGGCATTATTGGAAACACAGAAAAGGTCTTCAAGTCGCGGTCCGCGGGCAATTCAGCAAGAACTTCAAAAGAAAGGAATCGCAAAAGAACTCCAAGAACAAGTATTGGATTCCTACTCTGAAGAAGAGCAAGTTGAAATCGCCAAGAACCTGGCAGAAAAAGAAGCTTCAAAAAAACGTTCCCAATCACCATCGCAAACCAAACAGCGGATTCATAATGTTTTATTACGCAAAGGGTATTCATATGAAATTATTAAGCAGGCTGTAGAAAATATAGATTTATCCATAGATGAAGATGAGTGGGCTGGCGTGATTGAGTCGATTGGCGAGAAAGCGTGGCGTCGATACAGTTCGAGATTTAGTGGAAGAGACCGCAATAATCGGGTAAAACAATCCATGTATCAAAAAGGAATTCCATTTGACCGAATCGATCAGTTTATTGAAATGAAGGAGAATGAAGATGACAACTGA
- a CDS encoding TIGR01777 family oxidoreductase, protein MKIVLAGGSGLIGKKVTEVLLEANHQIVILTRKNMIDVQNVSYVKWLHDGLTPEDAIGDADAFINLAGVSINEGRWSEDHQRRIYDSRMTATDELLRIIRALPRKPSVLINASAIGIYPASDDKRYTEQSHDVANDFLGKTVYDWEQKALSIGNDGLRVVCTRFGVVLSQDGGAFPLMALPYKLFAGGTVGTGKQWVSWVHINDVARAILFSVENEHISGAVNVTAPSPTRMKEFGHTIGTVLRRPHWIPAPSFALKLALGKKSALVLTGQHVTPEKLLENNFDFSFPTLESALENLVTKHV, encoded by the coding sequence ATGAAAATTGTACTTGCTGGCGGCTCTGGATTGATTGGTAAAAAAGTAACTGAAGTTTTACTTGAAGCGAATCATCAAATTGTTATCCTCACTAGGAAGAACATGATAGATGTTCAAAATGTTTCTTATGTAAAATGGCTTCATGATGGTCTTACACCAGAAGATGCGATTGGCGATGCGGATGCTTTTATTAACCTTGCCGGCGTGTCCATAAATGAGGGACGTTGGTCAGAAGATCATCAACGACGGATTTATGATAGCCGCATGACTGCTACTGATGAACTCTTACGAATCATTCGAGCACTTCCTAGAAAGCCGTCCGTCTTGATAAATGCGAGTGCAATTGGAATTTATCCCGCTTCTGATGATAAGCGCTATACTGAACAATCGCATGATGTTGCAAATGATTTTCTTGGAAAGACGGTTTATGACTGGGAACAAAAAGCGTTAAGCATTGGAAATGATGGGCTGCGTGTTGTCTGCACGAGATTTGGCGTCGTGCTTAGTCAGGACGGCGGCGCTTTCCCGCTTATGGCGCTTCCCTATAAGTTATTTGCGGGCGGCACAGTTGGAACAGGTAAACAATGGGTCTCGTGGGTGCATATAAATGACGTTGCTCGAGCGATCCTTTTCTCTGTTGAAAACGAGCATATCAGTGGAGCTGTAAATGTAACGGCACCTTCTCCAACGCGAATGAAGGAATTCGGACATACAATTGGCACTGTCCTTCGAAGACCTCATTGGATTCCCGCACCTTCGTTTGCATTGAAATTAGCGCTTGGCAAAAAAAGCGCATTGGTATTAACAGGTCAGCATGTAACGCCTGAAAAATTACTTGAAAACAACTTCGATTTTTCATTCCCCACACTGGAATCAGCTTTGGAAAATCTAGTTACTAAACACGTATAA
- a CDS encoding polysaccharide deacetylase family protein has protein sequence MNKFHLRGFLLAVIIISAGIVFNPYSAAAEEFHWGFKKATNGVPPDAGAAFNEVLDKYGAIYKGKPDEKVVYLTFDNGYEAGYTEPILDTLKAENVPATFFLTGHYLTSATPILKRMVKDGHTIGNHSYDHPNMANLSEKGMEDEWSRFDKKLKELTGIERTVYVRPPKGTFSEKLLSFGNELGYRHIFWSIAFVDWHKDKPRGKDYAYGELMKQLHPGAVILMHTVSSDNAEALLSFIQDAKKEGYLFKSLDDLVMEYEGIESVY, from the coding sequence ATGAATAAATTTCACTTGCGCGGTTTTCTGCTAGCTGTCATAATCATTTCAGCGGGAATCGTTTTCAATCCGTATTCAGCAGCCGCTGAAGAATTTCATTGGGGATTTAAAAAAGCGACAAACGGCGTACCGCCAGATGCGGGTGCTGCTTTCAATGAAGTTTTGGATAAATACGGCGCTATTTATAAAGGGAAACCTGATGAAAAGGTAGTTTATTTAACATTTGATAATGGATATGAAGCGGGTTACACCGAACCGATTTTAGATACGTTAAAAGCAGAAAATGTTCCTGCAACTTTTTTTCTGACGGGTCATTATTTAACGAGCGCGACACCAATACTTAAACGCATGGTTAAAGACGGTCACACTATAGGGAATCACTCATATGACCATCCAAATATGGCGAATTTATCGGAAAAAGGAATGGAAGATGAGTGGAGTCGATTCGACAAAAAGCTTAAAGAATTAACCGGGATCGAACGAACCGTTTATGTAAGGCCGCCGAAGGGCACTTTCAGTGAAAAACTTCTAAGTTTTGGCAATGAACTTGGATACCGCCACATTTTTTGGTCAATTGCATTCGTCGACTGGCATAAAGATAAGCCAAGAGGAAAAGATTATGCTTATGGTGAATTGATGAAACAACTGCACCCCGGCGCGGTTATTTTAATGCATACAGTGTCTTCGGATAATGCAGAAGCGCTCCTTTCTTTTATACAGGATGCAAAAAAAGAAGGCTATCTGTTTAAATCCCTCGATGATCTTGTAATGGAATATGAGGGTATTGAATCTGTTTATTAA